The following proteins are co-located in the Conyzicola lurida genome:
- a CDS encoding branched-chain amino acid ABC transporter permease — MTTNTQPRAELEAPPVARRRIRLSREMTKTLVVTVVILTIVAVAAGIVSGSTTVLTQALVTGVLTGGIYSLIAMGLTLIYGVLHIINFANGAMVALSLYLTYEVVSIFGVHPYLALVITIPVMMGLGALVQAVLLNPVMRAPIHTQLLITIGLALAIENLLLLVFGPNPLSVQLPGNTGVPVLGATVELSRIYAFIGSLVLVAALWLLLKRTAIGTAIRAVAANPEGARLVGINIKGIYILTFAIGAAAAGAAGTLIAPFSTIQPTAGAIFNLTAFVVVVLGGMGNVPGALVGGLVVGLTEQLGALIFPGQSPLLAVFVVFLIVLFVKPKGVFGRAS; from the coding sequence ATGACGACGAACACGCAACCACGGGCGGAGCTCGAAGCTCCCCCCGTCGCGCGCCGCCGCATCCGCTTGAGCAGGGAGATGACCAAGACGCTCGTCGTCACCGTCGTGATCCTCACGATCGTCGCCGTCGCGGCGGGCATCGTCTCGGGGAGCACGACAGTGCTCACCCAGGCCCTCGTCACCGGCGTGCTCACCGGCGGGATCTACAGCCTCATCGCCATGGGCCTCACCCTGATCTACGGTGTTCTGCACATCATCAACTTCGCCAATGGCGCGATGGTGGCGCTCTCGCTCTACCTCACCTACGAGGTCGTGTCGATCTTCGGAGTGCACCCGTACCTCGCGCTCGTCATCACCATCCCGGTGATGATGGGCCTCGGGGCGCTCGTGCAGGCCGTGCTGCTCAACCCCGTCATGCGGGCGCCGATCCACACGCAGCTGCTCATCACGATCGGCCTCGCCCTGGCCATCGAGAACCTGCTGCTGCTGGTCTTCGGCCCCAACCCGCTGTCGGTGCAGCTGCCGGGCAACACCGGAGTGCCGGTCCTCGGCGCCACGGTCGAGTTGTCGCGCATCTACGCGTTCATCGGATCGCTCGTGCTCGTCGCGGCCCTCTGGCTTCTGCTCAAGCGCACGGCGATCGGAACCGCCATCCGCGCCGTCGCCGCCAATCCGGAGGGCGCGCGCCTCGTCGGCATCAACATCAAGGGCATCTACATCCTCACCTTCGCGATCGGCGCGGCGGCGGCGGGAGCGGCGGGCACCCTGATCGCCCCGTTCTCCACGATCCAGCCCACGGCCGGCGCGATCTTCAACCTCACCGCCTTCGTCGTGGTCGTGCTCGGCGGCATGGGCAACGTGCCCGGCGCGCTCGTGGGCGGCCTCGTCGTCGGGCTCACCGAGCAGCTCGGCGCCCTCATATTCCCCGGCCAGTCACCGCTCCTCGCGGTGTTCGTGGTCTTCCTCATCGTTCTGTTCGTCAAGCCCAAGGGCGTATTCGGGAGGGCATCGTGA
- a CDS encoding ABC transporter substrate-binding protein has translation MSTSTESTEAGVTVDEVVIGSLHPESGSSAADGQQMARGAQYAVDAINEAGGIESLGGAKLVLSSADTQGKPEVGQSEATRLIQEGAVALIGTYQSATSANVAAVAERSKVPFVMDISSLDEILDQGYTYSFRLQPNATLMGTQGAEALIAMGEASDEPVEKVAFLYEQGNFGQATLKSFQAAAEEAGVTVDPVISYDAASVSDMTTQVQQVAASGADVLAVAGYYRDSLLVSQAVDTIKPDLDAVFGVANGAYDQPQFVTDAPNGGEGYFDANYHWDVTNDAAVELADKYEAEFGEPIRTGAVLSYDAVMVIAAALEESGTVDTTDLRDAIADSSYEPLVVSNGPVSFDEDGENTNASIVVMQVQDGAIKQVYPDDRAESDFLYPAPVN, from the coding sequence ATGAGCACGTCGACCGAGTCCACCGAGGCGGGCGTCACCGTCGACGAGGTCGTCATCGGTTCGCTTCACCCCGAGAGCGGCTCCAGCGCCGCCGACGGCCAGCAGATGGCGCGCGGCGCACAGTACGCCGTCGACGCGATCAACGAGGCGGGCGGCATCGAGTCGCTCGGCGGCGCGAAGCTCGTGCTCTCCTCCGCCGACACCCAGGGCAAGCCCGAAGTCGGCCAGAGCGAGGCGACCCGCCTCATCCAGGAGGGTGCCGTCGCACTCATCGGCACCTACCAGAGCGCTACCAGCGCCAACGTCGCCGCCGTCGCCGAGCGCAGCAAGGTGCCGTTCGTGATGGACATCTCCAGCCTCGACGAGATCCTCGACCAGGGCTACACCTACTCCTTCCGCCTGCAGCCCAACGCGACCCTCATGGGTACGCAGGGCGCCGAGGCGCTCATCGCCATGGGCGAGGCGTCCGACGAGCCCGTCGAGAAGGTGGCCTTCCTCTACGAGCAGGGCAACTTCGGCCAGGCGACGCTCAAGTCGTTCCAGGCCGCCGCCGAGGAGGCCGGCGTGACCGTCGACCCCGTCATCAGCTACGACGCCGCGAGCGTCAGCGACATGACGACGCAGGTGCAGCAGGTCGCGGCGTCCGGTGCCGACGTGCTCGCCGTCGCCGGCTACTACCGCGACAGCCTGCTCGTGTCGCAGGCGGTCGACACGATCAAGCCCGACCTCGACGCCGTCTTCGGTGTCGCCAACGGCGCCTACGACCAGCCGCAGTTCGTCACCGACGCCCCGAACGGCGGCGAGGGCTACTTCGACGCCAACTACCACTGGGACGTCACCAACGACGCCGCCGTCGAGCTGGCCGACAAGTACGAGGCCGAGTTCGGCGAGCCGATCCGCACCGGCGCCGTGCTCTCCTACGACGCGGTCATGGTGATCGCCGCGGCCCTCGAGGAGTCGGGAACCGTCGACACCACCGACCTGCGCGACGCGATCGCCGACAGCAGCTACGAGCCGCTCGTCGTGAGCAACGGCCCCGTGTCCTTCGACGAGGACGGCGAGAACACCAACGCCTCGATCGTGGTCATGCAGGTCCAGGATGGCGCGATCAAGCAGGTCTACCCGGACGACCGCGCGGAGAGCGACTTCCTCTACCCCGCGCCCGTCAACTAG
- a CDS encoding IclR family transcriptional regulator domain-containing protein — protein sequence MNALATPTPASTTERVARVLLCFTGDAPWLGVSEISRELGLGKAVVHRILQTLVETAMLVYQPDKRTYGLGPAAIALGRRATANSDVRTAAMPALSWLASVTGETSILCSRVGYRRVYVAQVESAQPIRVTIGVGDSHPLTGGASGNAILAFMPEKDIDLALTVPLLQYTSTTVVDPGEIRERLALVRERGWATTSGERVPLSRSIAVPVFGLDPEPAGALSVAVLASREVGTDEQLAQLVVQAGKQASTALRALQRG from the coding sequence GTGAACGCTCTCGCCACCCCCACGCCTGCCTCGACCACCGAGCGGGTCGCACGGGTGCTGCTGTGCTTCACCGGCGATGCGCCCTGGCTCGGGGTGAGCGAGATCTCCCGGGAGCTAGGGCTGGGCAAAGCGGTCGTGCACCGCATCCTGCAGACGCTCGTCGAAACGGCGATGCTCGTCTACCAGCCCGACAAGCGCACCTACGGCCTGGGCCCCGCCGCGATCGCGCTCGGCCGCCGGGCCACCGCGAACAGCGATGTGCGCACGGCGGCGATGCCCGCGCTCTCCTGGCTGGCCAGCGTCACCGGCGAGACGAGCATCCTCTGCTCGCGCGTCGGCTACCGGCGCGTCTACGTCGCCCAGGTGGAGAGCGCGCAGCCGATCCGCGTGACCATCGGCGTCGGCGACAGTCACCCGCTCACGGGCGGTGCGAGCGGCAACGCCATCCTCGCCTTTATGCCGGAGAAGGACATCGACCTCGCCCTCACGGTGCCCCTGCTGCAGTACACCTCGACGACCGTCGTCGACCCCGGGGAGATCCGCGAGCGGCTGGCGCTCGTGCGCGAGCGCGGCTGGGCGACGACGTCGGGGGAGCGGGTGCCGCTGTCGCGGAGCATCGCCGTGCCGGTGTTCGGGCTCGACCCCGAACCGGCCGGGGCGCTGAGCGTCGCCGTGCTGGCCTCGCGCGAGGTCGGCACCGACGAGCAGCTCGCGCAGCTCGTGGTGCAGGCCGGCAAGCAGGCGTCGACGGCGCTGCGGGCGCTGCAGCGCGGCTGA